In Rosa rugosa chromosome 4, drRosRugo1.1, whole genome shotgun sequence, the genomic stretch AAGCAGGTGATCGCAAGTACGACCACTTGAACAGGCTTGAGAAAGCATCAGAGAACCTGAAACTGATCAAGGCAGATTTGCTGGACTATGATTCTCTATGTTCCGCAATTTCGGGATGCAGCGGTGTGTTCCATGTTGCCAGTCCTGTACCAACAACCGAAGTAACAAACCCCGAAGCAGAAGTAGTTGAACCAGCTGTGAAGGGAACGCTTAATGTGCTGAAAGCTTGCTTGGAGAACAAGGTGAAGAGAGTTGTTGTTGTGTCTTCTGTAGCTGCTGTTGTGATGAACCCGAACTGGCCCAAGGATAAAGTCAAGGATGAAAGCTGTTGGTCTGATCCTGAATATATTAAAACCACTAGTCTTGAATCCCTGAAAACTTCTAAAAAATGGTATTATATTTCGAAAACACAAGCAGAGAGCGAGGCTCTGGAGTTTGGAAAAAGAACTGGACTTGAGGTTGTTACTGTTTGTCCTTCTGCCATTTTGGGTCCACTTTTGCAATCTACCCTAAATTCCAGTAGCTTGCTCCTGCCTATGGGTCTCAAAGGTACTTTGAATTTTATTCTTTAATGTAGATATATGGATAAATATATTGTCCAATACCTAATTGTCGAACTATGAATGATGAATCTAAACCACACATATATTGTAACAATCTGCACCATATGTTATTGAACTGTCCAGCAAGAGAACATTATCCCATGTACATACGAAGTTTGTTCAGTAATTGTGAAATGTGCTTGTGACACTGAAAGGTGGGTTTGGGTCGTTTGGATACAATTATTGGACTATGGTGGATGTTCGTGACTTAGCTGAAGCACTGCTTCTGGTTTACAAGAAATCTGACGCTGGAGAAAGATATATATGCACATCACATGCAATTGGGGTGGAGGAAGTGGTGGAGAAACACTTGAAGATTTCATATCCCAACTACAATTATTCCGACAAGTAAGTACTTTTATCTATATCCCAGCAATGATTACATAGAGTAGTCTGTTCGTCGAAATAGTATGATTTTGTGTTCAGGTTCAAATGCGTTTTAGATTTTCAGAATTCCACTTTATGCGTTTAATGTTTAGTATTAGAAAGATACTAAAATGCTAGTCTAAAGTCTAAACAACATATTTTAGACATAAGCACAAGATTAGACTCCTAATTTTCACCGTTATATGGTCCATTTTCAGTTTGTGTCCCatgttaatattttgtttgGTAGATTACTGCTGAGATGATATGTTACACCTTATACATTGTAATTGGCAGGCTTAGTCacacagaggaagaagaagagaaactgAGTTCGGAAAAGTTGCAGAATTTGGGTTGGAGTTACCGACCGTTGGAGGAAACTCTAATTGATTCCATTGAAAGCTGCCGGAAGATGGGGGTCTTGGATTAGACAAACTAATCATCATATCATCAGCGAAGATAATAGTTTCACATAACAAGTATGATTATCTTTGTGTACTTATGCCCGTGTACTTTATTCTACAAAACAAAGTATTCGGTATTCCTGTTTTCTCTTCCCATGTCTTGGTAAAAGCTCTTATATGTGTAATATTTTTcctatacaaaaaaaaaaaacaaaaaaaaaacaaaacaaaacaaaagtagatggttaatttttcttttttcctcccATGTAGAAGTATGAAGTTAACTTGCACATGGTAAAATTGTAAGAGAATTTGTATCTTGTGGTAATTTGCTATTATATTTATTGACTGCGGCCAACACAAGTCTTCTCATTCGAGAGAGGATTTGCATTTTGTTAGTTATGCATTTTGCATGAGCTCACCCCCAAAAAATTTCTTATGGGAAAGGAAATCGGGACTCGGCCATTTGAATTATATACCCACACTTTTATTTGTTATGTTACACAAAGAGAAGtcataatttgaattatatagATTTTTATTGGAGTCTTTTCTTGACTTTGTAGGAATTAGATCAAGGATGGGATGTTTCATTTTCGTCTCATTTGGACACAATCTTGATTCAATTGCAGATAATCAAACTTGATAATTGTATCATAAGTTAAACGAAATTATGGTCAATCAAAGCAATACCACGTGCTTGATCTACTGCTTCAGATATTTTCATCCAATTATAGAACATAAATGCAAAGAACGACTCACACGATTGTGCTTTTTGTTAGATCAAAATTGGACTCATCACAAGTTATCCTAGAGTGACTAGGAAACCATCAAATACATTAAAACGTATACAACATGGATTTGGAAAAGAATCGacctagatatctaatgtgatagtgtatttatcattggattaggaatccattatttggactacaagaaagtcctaaactgtgatgcattaggattCTTAGATACAAGACTTGATCCTtaaggaaaacctttatgggaggattcttaggactAGTACTCGTATAAATAAGAGGTtagggtccctgttatcaccCCCGTCTACAAGCATTgtgttctgcccattcagaagCTACAGTTGGTGAATAGCAGAAGACTTCAACCTCATCTTCATCCTTGTTTTTGCAGCTACAGCAATGGCTTCTACTTATGACGTCAATGGTATGTTTAAAGTTAatgatgaacatgtaattgtgTGAGCCTGTTTGTAAtctggttttacaattggtatcagagcttaggctcacattgttcttcaaaatattttgaaacaaaaacgttttaggttttcaaaaaaaaaaaaaaaaaaaaaattttgcttTGCAATAAAACGGCCACGTTTTGGCCATCTTCAGAAAACCCTTTTGGCTCAAAAGCAACATGTGCTGATCCGAGGCCCAGACCCGACCCCAAAACTTTCTTCAGAAACTAAAAGAAAGTGACCGTTATTACAACGGTCACATGAAGCAGGGGATGGTTCTGGGTATTCAGAATCGGAGACGCGCGAGATGAATTCATCTTGTAGGGATTCAAGACCCCTGTGTTGCTCGATTAAGATGCCAACAAGGATTTTTTGCTGCCTTCTGTTACTGAATTCATGCTTCCGCGAAAGTTTTTGCAGCAAAATTGGGAAATTGCAAAGATCAGGtttttacagaaaaaaaaaaaacaaaaaaaaaaaggactaatttcagtttcccccctgaggttaggggtcgtcatcatgttagtccctctagtttcaatttaatcatgttagtccctgtactctcaaatttcatcatccgtgtccaatttctactattccgtccaatttggaccgttaagtctgacttttgagggctaaagtggtcatttcaagacaaaaaaaaaaactaaaaaaaaaaagattttttttttctttttttcgttttttttttttgcattttttttctgtttttttttttttgcattttttttttcttgttttttttttttctttttcttcgcttattattattattttttttttataattttgtcttcaacctatacaccacaagttataataggtttataaaaacaaaaaaaaatactctaggtggttaaaaagtcgctcgctggtctacgatatttgtgatatatctccgataaagcgaaaaattttaggatatatctgtaaaatatatttataaaatataataggtttataaagtgaagaataataggatatatccccaacaaagtgaagaaatatctgtaaaatatgattaaaaaaataaatacagatatttcttcactttattggggatatatcctaaaattcttcgctttatcggagatataccacaagttataataggtttataaaaacaaaaacaaaaaatactctaggtgtttcttttttctttttttattttttattttgtatttttataaattttttcttcaacctatacaccacaagttataataggtttataaaataaaaaaaatactctaggtggttaaaaagtcgctcgctggtctacgatatttgtgatatatctccgataaagtgaaaaattttaggatatatttgtaaaatatatctataaaatataataggtttataaagtgaagaatatataataggatatatccccaataaagtgaagaaatatttgtaaaatatgattaaaaaaataaatacagatatttcttcactttattggggatatatcctaaaattcttcgctcgctggtctacaatatttgtggaacatctccgataaaccgaagaattttaggatatatccccaataaagtgaagaaatatctgtatttatttttttaatcatattttatagatatttcttcactttattgaggatatcttaaaattcttcactttataaacctattatattttacagatatatcctaaaattcttcgctttattggagatatatcacaaatatcgtagaccagcgagcggctttttaactacctagagtatttttttttgtttttataaacctattataacttgtggtgtataggtgaagacaaaattataaaaaaataataatgataataagcgaagaaaaagaaaaaaaaaaaacaagaaaataaaaaaaatgcaaaaaaaaaaacagaaaaaatgcaaaaaaaaaaaaaaaatcttttttgtttttttagttttttttttgtcttgaaatgaccattttagccctcaaaa encodes the following:
- the LOC133743556 gene encoding cinnamoyl-CoA reductase 1-like, whose product is MAGENEKVCVTGAGGFAASWVVKLLLSQDYLVHGTVRQPGDRKYDHLNRLEKASENLKLIKADLLDYDSLCSAISGCSGVFHVASPVPTTEVTNPEAEVVEPAVKGTLNVLKACLENKVKRVVVVSSVAAVVMNPNWPKDKVKDESCWSDPEYIKTTSLESLKTSKKWYYISKTQAESEALEFGKRTGLEVVTVCPSAILGPLLQSTLNSSSLLLPMGLKGGFGSFGYNYWTMVDVRDLAEALLLVYKKSDAGERYICTSHAIGVEEVVEKHLKISYPNYNYSDKLSHTEEEEEKLSSEKLQNLGWSYRPLEETLIDSIESCRKMGVLD